DNA sequence from the Peromyscus eremicus unplaced genomic scaffold, PerEre_H2_v1 PerEre#2#chrX_unloc_1, whole genome shotgun sequence genome:
gatgatttcttttattgtattttcaatGCCCATCTTATGTCTCTTATATTCTTTTGGTAACAGTTGCTTCTATAGTTCTTGCTTGTTTACTCATTTCCAGCCTTCCTTCAGtttatgtcttctttattgtttctagttcaattttcaagtctagaactgtttttcttatgtgtttgattgttttttttcttgatatttaagggatttattgatttcttccatttttctagGTATTTTCCTCAATtcctttaagggaatttttcatttgccCCTTAAGGGcccctatcatcttcataaagttattttaaggttgttttcttctgtttcatttacATTGGGATGTCCATGAtttgctgttgtagaactgctCATTTCTGGTGGTGCCATGTTGCTCCTACTGTTGTTGAGTGTATTCTTATACTACGCTCTACCCATCTCATCCTCCAACTATTACAGGTGAGGCCTGTGACTCCTGGGGTTTCCGAGGCCTCAGGAGATTCTGCTTCATATTTCCTGGGGCTCTTCCTTCatttggagcaggtgtggcctgtGGCTCCTGTGGTCATTTTTCCACCATTCAGTGCATGTGGAGTCTCTGGTTCCAGTGGTTGCTCTTCCAccaattggtgcaggtgggaCCTTTGTTTCTGATGATCACTCTTCCAACAATTGGCGTATTTGAGGCTTTTGGTTCAAGTTGTTACTCTTCCACCTGTCTGTGCAGATGGTGCCTGTGTCTTCACTGGTCACTGATATGGTGGAGTATGGTGGCATGGGGAACATGCTGTGGCCCAGTCTCTGAGGCTGTGGTGGGTTGGGAAGGGGCATGGAATGTGCCCCCATGGTCTAGGATCTAGAGAGAAGGTCTGTCTGATTGGGAACTAGGACACTCAAAGAATCCATCAATCAGTTCGGGGGGGGTCCTGTGTGACATGGTGTCTTAACAGaattttaatctgcatttccttgatggttgAGCACCTTTtagaaatttacattttttattccattggacattttatgcaatatattttgtggaatatgatttttttaaatttttacttgatGAGGATTTCATGCAGAAGAAGTATATTTACATCATTCCCACCACATCCTCTCCCTCTACCCCATCTCATGTCCCTACCATCTATCTAAAATTCAAACCCTCtctttaacattatttttatttacctggAAAGATAGAGATGTGCACACCAACACAGAAAGAGATACAAACAGCTCATGAGTACAGTTACTGTTTCTAGTTTGAGCTCATCTGTAGAGAGGATGGAATCACCCTCTTTCAGTACCATTGATTGCCTGTAGTTCTCCCTGTAGAGGTGTGGACATGTCAGAATTCTCTCATCTCTTTGACAGGTCTATTTTTCACTGTGCAGGCTGTATTTAGATAACAAACTTGTTAAGATATCATAGGTTCAGCTTCATTGCCATAGAAAAGGCACTCCTTCTCAGCAGACACCCTAGTCTTCCAGGTCTTACTGGTCTTTCTGCCCCTTTCCAAaatgtttcatgtgtgtgtgtgtgtgtgtgtgtgtgtgtgtgtgtgtgtgtgtgtgtatgtatgtatgtataaaattgtGTTGGGTGTCCCAGTTCCTCGCCTATTGATAAGTTGGGTGTTTCTGCTTTGGATTCAGTGTATTGAAGAAGAAGCTTTATCATGAGTGGCCAGGACTATGCTTATCCAGGCTTAGAAGAATAATTTTCCAGAATTATACTGATTCAGGAAATAGGAATCATTGGTTCTCCCTTAGAGTCTAAGACATCACTAATCATAGGcacttggctaggtttacagtaacaAACATAAATTCCCTTCTGTTGAGGGATGAATTAAAGATGACTAAACAGGTGTTGGTTACCCCAAATATAACTTTCCCACAATCACATCTTTGAATATATCTTGCTGTGATAGTCTTTATGGTGGTTCATAAGCTTTACTGCtgaaaaattattataattacatttatttctcttcttttaaacatttatttatttatttatttatttatttatttatttatttatttatttattatgtacacctttttatgcctgcacaccagcagagggcaccagctctcattatagatggttttgagccccactgtggttgctggaaatAGATCTCAGGAaatctagaagagcagtcagtgctcttaaccactgataaAGGTTTGGATGGCCTTCTGGTGGAAGGATAAGAATCCTTCCCTGGTGCACGAGTGGGATTTTTTCAGCAcactacctatggttggacaccttgtgcagccttgaggcaggaagaagggcttagacttgcctctactggatgtgcctccccatgggaggccttgccttcttgtgagtAGGAGTAAGGGgtgttgggagggagaggctgggggcaTAGGAGAATGAAAGAAGGGGacctttggtgtgtaaaatgaataaaaaaattcttagctaaaaaataataattgtgttTCTTTATTGGCAGTTTTTAGCAGCTTCAAATACTTTGAAATCTGGTCCTCAAGCAGGAGGCTTCCCAGTCAATTCCATGTAAATACTTGCATATCTGTATCTGAAGTGTGTGTTGTATTCATTAATAGGGCATATTTTCAATTTCTGGGAAGCAACAAGATGAGTGTCCCTAGCTTATATGGTTGTGAGCTTATTTTGGATTCCCCTGAAAAATGACCTAGAGAAAGGTTTCTTGTGCCTGATATTGAGATTCTTGTAAGATGGTTTGTGTATCTAGGGAATTGCTATCATCCCAAAAGTGCAATTCATTTAACATTTATATGTAAACACAAACTCAATTAgttatttcatacatgtatttcatattttactttttattaaatctttcctccaaatactatattttatcatattttcccCTCTATAAATGGCTCCCCAATCCTACACACATATCTTTGAatccaattttatatttttttttatctctcttgaacaaaaaaaacacaaatggaaATCATAACAGATaagcaaaaagaataaaataaaccaatgcccgaagaaaaagaacaaaaaaaagccCCCTGGccagaacacagaaaataaaaacccatGAAATATATCTTGTGTGTCCAGCTACAACAAAATGCATGACCCAGGAGTGTGGTTAAAATAACCATTCAAACACCATTCTAGAAAATGCTGTCTCTTTTGCAAAAGGCAAGAACTGCACATTATTTCTTGTTTATGGATTGGATATGAGTCCATGTCTACTTGTTAGTACTGTGATATTTTTTTGGCTGGTACCACTGCAGATCTTATGTATGTTTCCAACACTGTTGTAATTTCATGTGATTGTTTAATTCTGTTGATTTCTAGGTGATAATGATTCCATGAAGACGTTCACTACCTCTGCCTCTTTAAATATTTCCACATCTTTTCCCATATAGATCCCTGAGGCTTGTGGGTTAGAATTTCTCTATAGTACCAGCTGCTGATGTGATATTCCAGGGGACAACACTTCTGTCATCAAATAAGGAAAAGTCTACCTGGTGCCCAAGTAGAAGCCTTTCCCCTACTGACTAGCATGCAAGTTGCTAGAAAGTACTCTTCAGaataacacatagaaaaataggTGGGAATAAAGACTAACAGGGTCCATTTATGAATGATTCCTCCCATTCAACATATACATGTAGAACCAAGCAATCAATCCATCTACAAAACCCTCccaacctaaggctcagggaaaattgaagaaggaaggaaagatcttGAAAGCCTGAAGATGAGGGAGATTCCTATGAGAATATGTGTACTATGAAGAGCAGAATGTATACAGTAAAGTCTCACCCACAATACCACCAAAATGTAAGGTCAACAAAGATGACATTATGAAACTTGATAAACTGAATAGGAAATGATGAAAGCTGGGAATGGAAGAGAGGGTCACCCCaaggaaatgaaacagaaatattttaagtgtCATCTAAAAGTCTTAAAACTAGGAATGGATCAGTAAAGTGATTTATCCCTGAACTTTTGAAGAGAATTTAAATCTGGTCTCATGAAAATCACATAACATTTTGGGACAAAGATGCACCCTAACAACCCTGCACTGGTGGCCAAGATAGAGAggaccaccacagccaccatgaccttccccttggtgctgtggtagacagggaggaaggtgacccagacactgcagaacaccagcatgctgaaGGTCAGGAATTTAGCTTCATTGAATCTGTCAGGAAGATTCCAGGCCAAGAAAGCCACAGTGAAGCTCCCCAGAGCCAAAGAGCCCAAGTATCCCAAGACAAAATGGAATGCAATAGCTGAGCCTTTGCTGCACACAATGATAATCTGCCCATGCTcagagtgtgtatctgtgtcaaTAAAGGGAGGGGCCGTGACCAGCCAGATTCCACAGAGAATGAGTTGGATCAAGGTACAGATGGGAATGACAAATTTAGGTGCCCCTGATACCAGTATTCCTCTCATTCTTTTTCCTGGAGTCGTGAGCTTGAAGGCCAAGACAACTGTAATAGTCTTGGCCAAGACTGTAGACACAGCCACTGTGAAAAAGACTCCAAATGTGGTCTGCTGAAGGATGCAGGTGACTATGTGAGGATGCCCAATGAAGAGCAATGAACAGAGGAAACAGATTGTGATGGAGATCAGTAGGATGTAGCTGAGAATGGGGTTATTAGCCTTCACTATGGGAGTGTTATTATACTTCACAAAAGCACCAAGAACAAGAGCCATGAGGGCAGAGAAGCACAGGGACATGCAGGCCAGAGTCATCCCCAATGGGTCTTCATAAGCTAGAAAGGAGACATGTCTTTGCAGGCAGAGTGTGTGTTCTGGGTTGGAATACTGATCCTCTGGACAACGAACACACTGCTCCACATctgcagaaagaaattaaaaattccatCATTATAGTCTTAATCTTTTAGTGTCTGTATTAATCTGAGGATACCTCAATAACTGTTTTTGTCTTCATtgataattttttctttgttgctATATGAGGCAGCAAGGACAGGCTGCTCTGTAGCAATCCATCTTTGATGATGGAAATCACCACCTTTACCATAAAGGGAACAGAGTAGCTTCTTATTCCCAGTTATCAACTTCCATATTTATGCacgtttttaaaataagaaaaatacttgttttcttaGGGCTTataaatggttttgtttgtttgtttgtttgtttgtttgtttgtttgtttgtttgagacagggtttctctgtgtaactttgcgcctttcctgggactcacttggtagcccaggctggcctcgaactcacagaaatctgcctggctctgcctcctgagtgctgggattaaaggcgtgcaccaccaccgccgggctggGCTTATAAATAGTACTAAAAACAGCTCAGATTAAATTCTCCAACATTATACTTATTATCTACAGATCTTTGTACTGTGAACGTGTGGTGGATAAAGTGAGAGAGGCTTCTATATGCTCAGAGATGTGATTGCTCAGTCACTAGGGAATGGacctatttgaaaagattaaaatatgtgtTCTTATTGTAGTAGGTTTGACTTTGttgggagaagtgtgtcactgaggatgggctttcattttttcaaaagctcaagcacaccccagtgtctctctcttcatgCTCCTGAGGATCTGTATGTAGAACACTCATCTTCTCCAGaactgtgtctctctctgttctgACATGTTCCCTGACATTATGACAATGgtttaaaactgtaagcaagccccaattaaatgctgtaTTTATAAGTCTtgtcatggttatggtgtctcttcactgtaaTATAACACACacgaaaacaaaaataatagggAGGAGTGAAATATTACTGTGACAGGCCCAGTCATGCTTCTAGTTGCCAAAATGTGGTCTTTGGAACTAGGGATTAGGAAAACAgttaaatgttttaagtaaggCTTCATTGGCCATGCTATTGGGATCATGGAAAGCAGTCCTGAGGGATATTTGAACAGTGGGAACCTCTGCAACTCAAGCAGATTCATAGGcataaaaattagtaaaatggCTCAGAGGATATTCCTTTATATTTTGACTAAGAGTGTGGTTCCTATTTGTTCTGGTCCAAAAATATATCTGAGGCCAAactgaagagttttgaattaGGAAAACTGAGGAAATTTTAAGACAGTCTAGTATTGACTTGCTGGtgatgttgtgaatgtgttgctctgattgattgatacataaaacactgattggccagtagccaggctgaAAGTATAGGATAggatgggacaagcagagaagagaattttgggaagtggaaggctgagtcaggagatgccatccCGCCATCCaggaagcaacatgtaaaggcaacaggtaaagccatagaacatgtggcgacatacagattaacagaaatgggttaattgaagatataagaactggataacaaggagcctgccacagccaaacagtttataagtaatataagtctctatgtgtttacttggctgtgggactagcgAGTGATAGACATTTGacctgaccatgggccagacaagaccaggaaaacttgaGCATCATTCACTTCCTTATGTGGTTATTAATTGTCACTCTTATTCAAATCCATAGTGAAAAGGAGCTAGGTGAGCATGGAAAATACTAAACAAATggtttgagaagaaaaggagcccCTGGAAGTGTAATGCAGGTAATTCCAGAGCTTAAAGAGATAAAACATTTCAAGGAAAGTCTgttgctaaatggaataaaggaaatgACAACATCAAGGTAAACATGCACtgagctaagcttccaacttgtgaaatgaAATATATTAGGTTTTGGTGAAAGAAAAATCAGGTAAAACTGTATTTGAACATCGTAATAAGCAGAAAACATTGGAAGATTTggtcacatggttctggctttgaCCAAAGGATTGAAGAAGCCAGGTGTGGAACCTCCATCCATAGCTAAGTAAGGTCACTAGGACAGGAATTTGACCAAGGTGTCCCTACATGGATTACAAAAGATGCCTTTGAGAGAAGCAGGGAAGGTGAAGAGCAGATTTCATTGGAGATCCCAAGAAGTTGGACATGCCAGAGTCATGAGGCATCTGCCAAGATACCTACAGACAGAGTGATGGgccagcccaagagagagtaGTTTGTTGcaatcaacaaaacagaaacactaaAAGTTCATCaaaaaatacatactggagagaaaccttacagatGTCAtgtatgtggaaagtcctttgccAAAGGCTATACacttaaagttcatcaaagaatacacactggagaaaaaccttacaaatgtaatgtaTGTGGAAAGTCTTTTACTAGAAACTCAACACTAAAAtgtcatcaaagaatacacaatGGAGATAAACCTTACAAATGCAATGTATGTGGAAAGTCTTTTACTATAGGCTCGACActaaaagttcatcaaagaatacacattggagataaaccttacaaatgtaatgtaTGTGGAAAGGCCTTTTCTCAGATCACAACActaaaagttcatcaaagaatacatactggtgagaaaccttacaaatgtgaaGAATTTGGAAAGTCCTTTAGGCAGATCTCATCTCTACAAAGACATCACAATATccacaaaggagagaaaatttacaaatgaaaagaatgtgacaaatcttttttttttttttttttggtttttcaagacagggtttccctgtatagctttgcgcctttcctggaaatcgctttggagtccaggctggtctcgaactcacagagattcgcctgcctctgcctcccgagttctgggattaaaggcgtgagccaccaccgcccggcgtgacaAATCTTTTACCAGGGACTGAACTGTGATGACAGCTTCTTGTTCcctccaccctgcaggaactatataaacctccctggagaaaaataaagttgcaccttgatcagaatctagacttggtgcatttcctttgtgtctcctgtctctatcattctgtccttagggtggtcgagaacccattgTAGCCCTGCTTCTAATCTCCTACTATTGATTAT
Encoded proteins:
- the LOC131900938 gene encoding vomeronasal type-2 receptor 116-like codes for the protein MTLACMSLCFSALMALVLGAFVKYNNTPIVKANNPILSYILLISITICFLCSLLFIGHPHIVTCILQQTTFGVFFTVAVSTVLAKTITVVLAFKLTTPGKRMRGILVSGAPKFVIPICTLIQLILCGIWLVTAPPFIDTDTHSEHGQIIIVCSKGSAIAFHFVLGYLGSLALGSFTVAFLAWNLPDRFNEAKFLTFSMLVFCSVWVTFLPVYHSTKGKVMVAVVVLSILATSAGLLGCIFVPKCYVIFMRPDLNSLQKFRDKSLY